TCGGGCTCGGTCGGGTGATGGGAGACGAGCCAGCTGTAGACCGTGGCGCGCCCGCTCGCTTCCTGTGTGTCCCACTCGAGGGCGTTGCACTCGGCGCACATCGGCGCTGGGGGCTGCCGGAGCGCGCCGCAGGCGGTGCATTTCTGGAGCAGGAACCGCTTTTGCGCGACCCCGTCCCAGAAGAACTGGTCGACGCCGTCGGGCGTCGGCGCGATCACACTCGGGGTGGAGTCCGCCACGCCTAGAGGTTCCAGACCCGCGTCGCGTTGCCGTGGACGATCTTCGCGCGGTCCTCGGCGGGAATCCCGTCGAACATGTTGTTCACGATCTCCCGCGAGCGCGGCCAGCTCGTGACCGGGTGGGGATAGTCCGAGGACCACATAATGTTGTCGACGCCGAGACGCTCGGTCGCGAGGCGATAGGCGTTCGGCTCGTCGATGAAGGTCAGGAACACGTTCTGGTGGAAATAGTGGCTCGGCGGCTTCGAGATCGCCGGGAATTCGTAGCCCTGTCGCGCCTTCAGGTCGTCGACGATGTAGAGCCACCAATCGACCCAGCCGAGCCCGGGCTCGACGAAGACGACCTTGAGCTTCGGGAAACGCTCGAAGACGCCGCCCATGATGAACATGCCGAGGGGCTCGGCGGTCGTGAGGGCGACGGCGCCGACGAAGATGCCCTTCTGCGGGGTCGGGTCGCGCTGGGCGAGGCTCTCGAGCTGGGTGTTCAGCCCGATGTGGAGACAGACCGGGAGACCGGTCTCGCTGATGACCTGCCAGAGCGGGTCATAGCGGGTATCCCAGTAGTCGGGGAGGCCGAGCTCCGCCGGGTAGACCGGAAGCTGGAGGGACTTGCCGCCGGTTTCGGCGACCCACTTCACCTCGGCGACGGCGGCCTCGATGTCGTGGATCGGAATCTGGTACGACACGACCATGCGTTCGCGATCGATCTCGGCGAAGTCGTGCATCGTCGTGTTGAAGGCGCGGGTCGCCTCGCGGTTGCCCTCCTTCAGCAGGTAGAGGTAGCGGAAGGCGCTCACCTCGCAGTACATGACCGACTTCTCGATCCCGTCCGCGTCGAGATCCTCGAGGCGGGCCTTCGCGTCCGTGTGGCCCGGCCGCCCGGCGGCGGGGTAGTTGCGACCCTCGAGCGAGTCCATCCGCCGGACCTCGGCGTCGGGCAGGTCCTGCTGCTTCCGCCAGAGCGCGTTCGCCTCGGAGCTCATGGTCTTCGCCATGCCCATGCCGAACTCCATCAGCGCGGCGTCGTAGGCGCCGTGGTACTTCGAGGCGAGGTTCGCCTTGATGGCGTCGTGGGCGAGGTCGACGTGGTCGTCGGACGAGATCAGGCGTTCGGCTGCGGCCATCGGGAGGGCCCTCCAGCGGCGGATGCCCACGCGCGGTGGGCGGTCCGGATCGGGTTCGCCCCACCTTGATACCCGCCTGGCGGAAAATAGACAAGGGCCTTTCGTATTTTTCGCGGACGGTCTAGCCTTGGTGCCGCACGCCGGACGAGGGCCGGCGAGGCGGAGGAGAGACGTGTGAGCGGCGACGGCCCGCAGAAGACGACGCCGACGGCGAACGGACTGCTGCGCCACCTGATCGGTGCGGCGAACGCGATCCGGGGAGAGATCGGCGCCGAGATCGAGGGGCTGGGCCACGAGTATTCTCCCGCCGCCTCGCATCTGATCGTGAACCTCCCCTCCGAGGGGCTCGGGATGTCCGAGCTCGCGGATCGCCTCCGGCTCACGCCTCAGCGGACCGGGCAGCTGGTCCAGAATCTCGAGTCTTTCGGCTACGTGGAGCGGATCCCGGAGCCCGAGGACGGGCGGGCCCGTCGCGTCGTCTTCACCGACCGCGGCCGGGAGCTCCTCGCCGACATCGATCGGATCGACGAGCGATATACGAAGCTCGTGGCCGAACGGCTCGGCCCCGAGCGATTCGCGCGGCTCTGTGAGGACGCCGAGTTCCTGGACCGCGCATTCCGCGACGACGATGAGTTGATCGACCTGCGACGCTGATCACGAACGCCGACCGCCACGACGCGGCGGCGGGGAGTTCGAATGGTTCTGCTCAGCCTCGACATCGACGGAACGCTCGAGGTCGGGGACCCGCCCGGCTGGATCCCGCTCAGCTGGATCCATCGCGCGCAGGCCCTGGGCTACGTCGTCGGCTCGGCCTCCGATCGGACCAAGAGCGACCAGCGCCTGCTCTGGGAGCGCCACGGGATCGTCCTCGACTTCATCGACCACAAGCACAAGCTCGACGAAGTGAAGGCACGCTTCCCGCACACGACGCGCTGGATCCACATCGGCGACGGCGAGGCGGACTCGCTCTACGCGCGGATGCACGGCTTCGAGTTCCACTTCGTGGACGCCGTCCCGGAAGAGGGCTCGCCGGGCTGGATCTTCTAGCGCCAGGGGATCGCTAGCGACCGGGGCGCGCCGGCGGCGCCGCCGACATCGGCGGCGCGGGCTCCAGGTCCGAGCAGGACTCGAAGTAGCCGCAGCGCGGACAGCGGATCTTGCACTTGAGGCCGTCCATGGGCCCCGTGCAGTTCGGACAGACGTAGCGGCTCGCGTCTTCGCTCATGATCCCCCCTGTCGAGGCCGGAGCGTAGCTGCTCGATCAGGCCGCGTCGCCGCGCGCGGGGTCTCCCGGCGCACCGGTGAGCTGCATGCGCGCGAGATCCGCATAGAGCCCGCCCTCGGCAACGAGCGCTTCGTGGCGTCCGCTGGACACGACCCGCCCGCCGTCGACGACCAGGATGCGGTCGGCGCCGCGAACCGTCGCGAGCCGGTGGGCGATCACGATCGTCGTGCGGCCCTTCATCAATCGCTCGAGGGCCTGCTGGACGAGTCGCTCGCTCTGGGAGTCGAGGCTGCTCGTCGCTTCGTCGAGGAGCAGGATCGGCGCGTCCTTCAAGACCGCGCGGGCGATCGCGACGCGCTGACGCTGGCCTCCGGAGAGGGTCATGCCGTTCTCGCCGAGCATCGTGTCGTAGCCCCGCGGCAGGTCGCGCACGAACTCGTCGACGAGCGCGACGGCCGCCGCGGCCTCGACTTCCGCATCGGTGGCCTCCGGCCTGCCATAGCGGATGTTCTCCCTCAGGTTCTCCGTGAAGATCGCCGTTTCCTGGGGAACGATCGACATCCGTGCGCGGACGTCGCGCGGATCGGCGTCGCGCACGTCGACGCCGTCGACGCGGATCGCGCCGGCCTGGGGGTCGTAGAAGCGGAGCAGCAGGCGGAGGACGGTGCTCTTGCCGGCGCCGGAGGGGCCGACGATCGCGACGGTCTCGCCGGGATCGGCTCGGAAGCCGAGGCTCGAGAGGGCTGCGACTTCGGGCCGGGTCGGGTAGCGGAAGTCGACGCCCGCGAACTCGACGAGGCCGACCGGCGGCTCCGGGAGGGCGACGGGGTTCGCGGCGATCTCGATCTCGGGCTCGACCCCGAGCAGCTCGAAGAGCCGCTCGGCGGCACCTGCGGCGAGCTGCACGTCGCCCCAGACCTCGGCCACCGCGGCGAGGGCGACCGCGCTCATCAGCGCGTACATCACGAAGGAACTCAGGTCGCCGCCGGTCATCGAACCTTCCAGCACGTCGCGGGCGCCGATCCAGACGATCGCGATCACGAAGGCGAGGACGAGGGACATCACGAGGGCGGTCAGGCCGGCGCGCGCGATCATCCGCGCCCGGGCCGCGTCGAAGGCGACTTCGACGACGTTCCGGTAGCGGCTTCGATCGGCCGCCTCGTGGGTGAAGGCCTGGACCGTCTGGATGAACGAGAGCGCTTCGCTCGCGAACACGTTCGTGTCGGCGAGCGTGTCCTGACTGCGGCGACTGAGTCGCCGCACGAGCCGACCGAAGAGCAGGAGCGGCGCGAGAATCAGCGGGATCGCGATCAGCACGAGGCCGGCGAGGCGCGGGCTCGTCCAGAAGAGGAGGGCGGTCGCGCCCACGAGCATGAAGGCGTTGCGGAGGGCGATCGAGACCGTGGAACCGACGACGGTCTTGATCAGCGTCGTGTCCGTCGTGAGCCGCGCCTGGATCTCGCCCGTGTGGTTCTTCTCGAAGAACGCGGGGCTCTGGCCGACGATGTGGTCGAAGACCGCGGCGCGCAGGTCGGTCACGACGCGCTCGCCGATCCACGAGACCAGATAGAACCGGATCGAGCTGGTCAGGCCGGCCAGCAGACCCACGCCGATCAGGACGAGGAAGGTCCGGTCGATGGCGCCGGCATTTTCCTGTCCGAAGCCCGTGTCGATCACGGCGCTAAAAGCCATCGGGAAGGAGAGGGTGACCGCGGTCGACGCGACGAGTGCGATCAGCGCCAGGATCGCCGTGCCCTTGTAGCGCGCCACGAAGGGAAGCAGCCCGCGAAGGGGCTTCAGGTCCTTGCCCTTCGGGCGGCGGCGCGCCGTCTCGTCGTCCGACGCGGTCGCCGGGTCGACGGGGGCAGCGGCAGCGCCCTCGGTCTGGGCGATCTCCTCGACCGGGTCGGCGTCGACGGGCGGGATCGCGTCGGGTGTGGAGGCGGAGCTGCTCAAGTCGGGTCCAATCGGGGCGCGGGCGCGCGGGCGGAGTCTAACGCCTGCGTCGCTCCGGCGTCGGATCCCTGGGCTAGGCTCGAACGCTCGCGCGAAGCAGGGGGACGGGACCGAGATGGATCGAACGTTGAAGGGCAGGGTGGCGCTCGTGACCGGGGCCGGACCGGGGATCGGTCGTTCGACCGCGATCGCCTGCGCCCGGGACGGGGCGGACGTCGTCGTGGCCGCGCGGCGGCGGGAACCACTCGACGAGCTGGCGAAGGAGATCGCCGAGGAGACGGGCAGGCGAACGCTTGCGATCCCCTCCGACCTGACGGACCTCGAGGCGAGTGCAGCGCTCGTCGAGCGGACGATCGACGAATTCGGCCGCCTCGACGTGCTGGTGAACGTCGCGACGGCGAGCTTCTTCCGCGGGAAGCTCGTCGACAACGACTGGTCGACCTACTCGGACTCGGTCCAGATGAACGTGATCGGGACGATGAAGCTCTGCGCCGATGCCGCCCGGAAGATGGCCGAAGCGGGCGGCGGCTCGATCATCAACATCGGGACCCTCGCGACGACCGCGCTCCAGGCCCAGAACGGCGAGTACTCGTCGACGAAGCTCGCGATGGTCGGCTTGTCGAAGACCCTCGCGCGGGAGATGGGCGGGAAGAACGTTCGCGTCAACGTGGTCACGCCCGGGTACACGACCGGAGAAGGCCTCACGCGGCTCTTCGAAGAGATGGGCGCCCACGCCGGGGTCTCGGGAGACGAGATGAGCGCGCAGGTCGCGCGCGGCGTCGCGCTGAAGCGCCACGTCGATCCCGACGACATCGCCGAGGCGTGCGTCTACCTCGGCTCCGATCGGGCCCGCAACGTCACCGGGGTCGAGCTCCACGTGACCGCGGGCGCGATGATCGTCTGACCCCGGCCCACCTTCGTTCGGCGTCGTAGCGTCCGCTCGTCGCCCAGGAGTCTCCATGTCTGAGTCCGCCCACGTCACCATCGACGACCCCACCGAGGGGGTGCGTCGCTTCACGCTGAACCGACCCGAGAAGCGCAACGCGATGGACAATCGGCTGCGGCGTGAGCTGCTCGACGGGTTGCGCGCCGCGGACGAGGACGCCGCGATCAAGGTCTCGATCATCCGCGGGGCCGGGAAGTGCTTCTCGTCGGGCTACGACCTGGGCAGCGACCTCGGGAGCGACCAGCCCTACTGGACCTCCGAGGTCGGCATGAAGTGGGCGCGTCACGTGACCGCCGGCTGGACCTCGCTCTGGGATCTCTACAAGCCGGTGATCGCACAGGTCCACGGCTATGCGATGGCCGGGGGACTCGAGCTCGTCGGGGCCTGCGATCTCGCGTACGGAGCCGAGGATGCGAAGTTCTCGCATCCGGTCACGCGCTTCGCGTTGCCGGACTTCGACTGGTTCCCGACCCATCTCCCGCCGCGGGTCGCGATGGAGCTGCAGGTCGCCGGGCGCGTCTTCCTGGGGACCGAGGCGGCGCAGGCTGGAATCATCAACCAGGCATTCCCGGCCGAGGAGCTCGAGGCGAAGGTGCTCGAGATCGCGAGCCATATGGCGGCGACCCCGTCGGCGGTTCTCGCGGTCAACAAGCGCGCGGTCCACACGGCGATCGAGGCGCGCGGGGGGCGCTCGGTCATCCGAACCCTCGGTGATCTCCAGGCGGGGCCGCATCTCCAGTCCCTCGGCGGCGACGCGATCCTCGAGCAGGTGAAGAGCGGGAACAAACGATGAGCCACGTGCCCGCGCACAGTGGCGAGATCGATGCGGCGTGGCTGACCGATGCGCTCCAGCCGCGTCACCCGGGCGTCCGCGTGGCGTCGGTCGACCTCGCCGACAGCGCGGAGGTCACGAACTCGCACGCCTGGCTGGGTGTCCGCTACGCGCCGGATTCGAAGCCCGGCCCGACCTCGCTCTTCGGGAAGCTGCTGCCGAACGACCCGATGCGGCGGGTCGCGATCGCCCAGACCCGCATGGGGCTCCGCGAAGCGAAGTTCTACGACACCCTCGCGCCGAAGCTCTCGCTTCGCGTGCCCGAGGCCCACGTCGTCCGCTACGAGGAGGACGAGGGCGGCGCCTTCGTGATCCTCCTCGAAGACTTGAACGCGAGCGGGTGCACCGTGTCGAGCGGTCCCGAGAGCCCGACGCCGGACCAGGCCGCCCGGGCCCTCGAAGACCTGGCGGCGATGCACGTCCGCTTCGAGGATCCGGCCGTTCGCGAGAAGGAGGCGGGCTGGGTCACGCCGCCGGATCCGCCCAGCGACTACGGGGCCGTCCGGCTCCAGGAGGGCCTCGATCATCACCGCGACAAGCTGACCGACGCCTTCGCAGAGATGTCCGAGGTCTACATCGCGAAGCAGGACGCGCTTCATGCCGTCTGGGCGGCGGGGCCTCGAACCGTGATCCACGGCGATACCCACATCGGCAACGTCTTCTTCGACGGTGACACGGTCGGCTTCCTCGACTGGGGGATCATCACGCTCGCGAACCCGCTCCGGGACGTCAGCTACTTCCTCAACATGTGCCTGTCGGTCGAGGATCGCCGGGCCCGCGAAGGCGATCTGATCCGGCACTACCTGGGCGCGAGGAAGGCCCTCGGTGGACAGGAGATCGGCTTCGACGAAGCCTGGAAGACCCACCGCCTGCAGGCGAGCTATCTCGCCGTGGCCTCCTGTCAGATCGTGACGTTCCCGGAGGACGTCACGCCACGACGCAGGCAGTTCGCCGCGGCGTTCCTCGAACGGGCCAGCGCGGCCCTCGAGGATCTCGAGAGCCGCGCGGCGCTCCGGGAGTTCGCCGGGATCTGAGCTTCTGCACCGCGCGGGTGGCCGGGATCAGCCCGCGTCGCGCATTGCCTTCGTCACGTGCGACCACTTCTCGCGCATCGCCGGGTCGTCGAAATGGTCCGCCGCCGTGTAGGACGTGATCCGCACGTTCGGTGCGACGTCGCGGTAGGTCTCGACCAGCTTCGGCCCGAGATCGTTCCAGCTCGCCTCGACCACGTAGTGCGAGAGCACGTCGTCGGACATCAGGGCCTGCATGCCTGCAATGTCGCCCTTCCTCTGGAGGGCGCTCAGCTCCTGTCCCATGCCCTCGTAGCCGTGGTGCTCCATGATCGACTCGTAGCCCGGCGTCGAGCCGTAGAACGCGCACATCATGCGCGCGTGGTTGCGGGTCTTCTCGAGCTCTTCGTCCGTGTCGCCGACGGCGGTCATCACCGGGATCGAGAACGTGATCTCGTCGAGAGAGCGTCCGCTCCGCGCGCAGCCTTCCTCGATCGCGGTCCGCTGGGCCTCCTTCACGAACGACGGCGAGTGGAAGGGGTGGACGTGGATCCCGTCGGCGACCTCGCCCACGAGCCGGCTCATGTAGGGGCGGACGGCGGAGACGTAGATCGGCGGGGCGGGGACCTCGATCGGGCCCGGGCTCCACATGTCGGGCAGGAGCGAGAGGTTGTAGTACTCGCCCTCGTAGGAGAGCTTCTCTTCCTTGTTGAAGGCGCGGAAGATCGCCTTGACGCTTTCGACGTACTCCTTGAGGCGCGGTCCGGGGGGCGAGAACTCGGTGCTGTAGCGGCGCTCGATGTGTGCCTTGACCTGGGAGCCGAGGCCGAGGATGAAACGTCCGCCGGTCGACGCCGCGAGCTCCCAGGCGATCCCGGCGGTCACCATGGGGCTGCGCGGAAAGGCGACGGCGATGCCCGTGCCGATGATGAGGGACTCGGTCGAGAGGGCCGAGGCGGTGGCGGCGAGATAGGCGGAGCGACCGCCGTCGGTCCACCAGATCGCCCCGAAGCCCGCTTCCTCGACGTGTCGGGCGTGGGCGTAGCTGTCCTGGATCTTGCCCGGGTGGGCGATGATGTCGAGTTCCATCGGGTCGGATTCTCCTGCGACGCGGGTGGGTCGCGCCGATTCGGGTCGCCTAGCTGTGGGACCTACGCGGCTCGTTGACGGTATTCCCTGAGTCGCTGCATGGGCGTCTTCTTGCCGAGCGAGCGATGGGGTCGCTGGTGATTGTAGTGCTTGACCCAGGGTCGCAAGCTCTCGGCTCGCATCGCTGAGCTGCGGAACACGTAGCGGTAGGCCCACCGGCGCTTCATCGTCTGGATGAAGCGCTCGGCCTTCCCATTCGTACGCGGCGTATAGGGCCGTGTGAAGCTCTGTCGGATGCCCACGCTCTGGCAGAGCGCCGTGAAGGCGTTCGAGCTGTAGCACTTGGCGTTGTCGCTCAGAACGCGCCGAGGCTCGATCCCGAGACTTTGGAACCACCTGATCGCTCGCTGGAAGAACAGCGTCGCGTACCTCGCGTTCTCCGATGGATGGATCTCCGCATAGGCCAGGCGCGTGTGGTCGTCGACGCAGACGAAGACGACTTCGTAGCCGATGCCTCGGTTCTTCCGCTTTCGGTTTCCGTGGATGGCGTGGCCTACGCCCTGGATCTTCGCGTAGCGCTTCGCATCGATGTGCAGAAGCCCGCCCGGCACGTCGTGCTCGTAGCGCTTCGGCGGATCGAGCGCCTCCTGAAGCCGCCAGATCTTCCCGACGCCTTCCGCCTTCAAGCGCTTGGAGACGGTCGACACGGGGACACCGAGCTCCTGAGCGATCTCCCAGGCCGCTCGGCCGCGACGACGGAGCTTGACCATCCTCTGGACGAGCTTGGCGGGTGTCTTCGAGGGCTGTCGCTTCGCCGTAGACGGGCGGTCTTGGAGTCCCTCGTTTCCGTGTTCCTTGAAGCGGTTCAGCCACTTGTAGGCGGTCTGGCGGCTCACGCCTCCGGCGCGAGCCGCCTTGGCCACGGGCCAGTTCAGCTCGAGAACACGTCGGACGAGCAGACGACGGGACTTCGGGGTCAGCTTCGCGTTAGGATGCAACTGCACCTGAGATCTCCTTCTGTCGGAGTTGGAGTTGTGGTGAACCCCATTTCCGCAGTGGATTTCTCAGGTGTCAACAACCCGCTTGGGTCCCTCACCTAGCGCCCTTCCGGGTGCGCGGGCTCCATCGGGAAGTGGTTGAAGAGCACGTTGTAGGCGTGCCAGGTGTTCCAGTGTTCGGTCAGGTACTTGATGCGCCCTTCGTCGTCGAAGCGGAAGACGAAGCAGTAGACGTTCGTGTAGTCCCGTCCGCCGTGGGTCTTTGCGCGCATCGTGTGTTGCCGCACGACGTAGTCCCCGTCGGCGAGCACCACCTCGTCCTCGTTCCGGATCGTCGAGACGTCGTAGGCGTCCACGCCCCGGTTCGTCTTCTTCTCCGAAGGGCCGGAGGTGGCACCGGTCAGGATGCCGTGAATGGCGGCGCGCCCCTTGTGCTCCGTCTCGCCGCCTTCGCCCACGAAAGGCAGCCCGTTCCACCAGACCGCGTCCTCGGTGAAGAGCAGGGACTTGTCCTCGGGATTGGTCGTATCGAAGAGTCGGGCGACGACCCCCATGTTGCGCTCTTCTTCCGGCGTGTAGCGAGGCATGCCTGCATCCTCAGGATCTCGCGAGACAGGAGCGTCTCGGGAGGCCGATCGTACCGAATGTGTCGACGGCGACCGCGGGCGGCGACTGGCGCCTCGCGTCGGACCGGCTAGGACCGCTGCGCGTCGGTGAAGGCGATCCTTCGCGACCTCGACGTTGCCGGTTTGACGCGGCCTGGCGGATCGTCGAGAGTCGTGGGGCGGCGATCGTCTGATCCGCGACGCCAGGAGGCCGTTCATGATCTTCGACATCGATTCGCACTTCGAGCCCGGCAACGATTGGCTCGAGCCCTATCCGGCGCTCCGGGCGAAGCTCCCGAAATTCCATCCCGCGATCACCGCCGTCGAAGGGATCGCGGGCGACCTGCTTCGGATGGTGCCCGAGTCGGAGCGGCCGCCGATGGACGAGCTCGTGCCGCCGGGGCTCGCGATCCTCTTCGGCGAGGAGAAGGCGGGCGAGGCCGAACGTCGTGCGGAGTTCGAGGGCAAGAACCAGCGGGAGGTCGCGGACGCGGCGGCCCGCGTGAAGTGGATGGACGAGCAGGGCATCGACGTCCAGAACGTGATCTGTCTCGCGGGCTACGGCTTCGAACTCGCGATCGGGGACCAGGATCTGCCGCTCCTCCAGGAGATCACCGCCACCTGCAACGACTGGCTCGCGACGACCTGCGAGCAGGCGGGGGGGCGTCTGCTCCCCGTGACGGGACTCGTCTACCACGACCTCGACTGGGCGATCGCAGAGCTGACGAAGATGCGTGAGCGTGGCAGTCGGATCTTCCTGATTCCCGGCTACCCGGTCGGCGGCTATCCGCCGTGTCACCCCCACTGGGACCGGCTCTGGTCCGCGGCCACGGATCTCGGGATGACGCCGATGCTCCACGTCGGCCTCGAGCGGATGGACTTCGATCCCGGCTGGGCGAACCTGGGCACCGACACGACGAAGCTCCGCTACTTCTCTTCGAGCTTCGGGCACGTCGGCGCCCAGATGCTCGTGAACGCGTTCATCTTCAACGGGGTCTTCGAGCGACACCCGAAGCTGACGGTGCTCCTCGCGGAGCTCGGGACGGGCTGGCTGCCCTACATCTACCGCGACATCGACGGCCGGATCGAAGCGTCGAGCGATCTCTTCCTCGGCAAGTACGACCTGCCCCTCAAGCCGAGCGAGTACCTCGCGCGGAACGTGAAGGGGACGCCGCTCTCCTGGAGCCGGGACCAGCCGGTGCGCCAGACGATGGCGGACCTGCCCGACGAGATGCTCGTCTTCTCGTCGGACTTCCCCCACTTCGAGGGCTTCAGCGATCCCATGGGCTACTACCGCGAGCAGCTCGCGCCCCTCGACGAGCGCACGCGAGAGCGCTTCTTCGGCGGTACGATGCTCGACGTCTACGCGCGCATGGGCGACCCGATCACGCGCCCGGCCTGAACGTCGCCCGCAGGCGAAGGACAGCTCGCCGAGCGCCCGCAGGCGACGGACAGCTCGCCGAGCGCCCGCAGGCGACGGATCAGTCGTTCGGGACCTGGAACGCCTGCTGGTAGCGCGCGAAGCGCGGGCGCAGGGTCGCGGGCGGAGCGCCCAGGTCGTCGTGTGCGTACGCGTGCG
The sequence above is drawn from the bacterium genome and encodes:
- a CDS encoding OB-fold domain-containing protein encodes the protein MADSTPSVIAPTPDGVDQFFWDGVAQKRFLLQKCTACGALRQPPAPMCAECNALEWDTQEASGRATVYSWLVSHHPTEPDAAPRIIVVLDLEEGVRFVANLVECTLDDVRFGLPVELTWVEFPSMNREAPQILPQFRPTGDGG
- a CDS encoding amidohydrolase; translated protein: MAAAERLISSDDHVDLAHDAIKANLASKYHGAYDAALMEFGMGMAKTMSSEANALWRKQQDLPDAEVRRMDSLEGRNYPAAGRPGHTDAKARLEDLDADGIEKSVMYCEVSAFRYLYLLKEGNREATRAFNTTMHDFAEIDRERMVVSYQIPIHDIEAAVAEVKWVAETGGKSLQLPVYPAELGLPDYWDTRYDPLWQVISETGLPVCLHIGLNTQLESLAQRDPTPQKGIFVGAVALTTAEPLGMFIMGGVFERFPKLKVVFVEPGLGWVDWWLYIVDDLKARQGYEFPAISKPPSHYFHQNVFLTFIDEPNAYRLATERLGVDNIMWSSDYPHPVTSWPRSREIVNNMFDGIPAEDRAKIVHGNATRVWNL
- a CDS encoding MarR family transcriptional regulator, with the translated sequence MSGDGPQKTTPTANGLLRHLIGAANAIRGEIGAEIEGLGHEYSPAASHLIVNLPSEGLGMSELADRLRLTPQRTGQLVQNLESFGYVERIPEPEDGRARRVVFTDRGRELLADIDRIDERYTKLVAERLGPERFARLCEDAEFLDRAFRDDDELIDLRR
- a CDS encoding ABC transporter transmembrane domain-containing protein, producing MSSSASTPDAIPPVDADPVEEIAQTEGAAAAPVDPATASDDETARRRPKGKDLKPLRGLLPFVARYKGTAILALIALVASTAVTLSFPMAFSAVIDTGFGQENAGAIDRTFLVLIGVGLLAGLTSSIRFYLVSWIGERVVTDLRAAVFDHIVGQSPAFFEKNHTGEIQARLTTDTTLIKTVVGSTVSIALRNAFMLVGATALLFWTSPRLAGLVLIAIPLILAPLLLFGRLVRRLSRRSQDTLADTNVFASEALSFIQTVQAFTHEAADRSRYRNVVEVAFDAARARMIARAGLTALVMSLVLAFVIAIVWIGARDVLEGSMTGGDLSSFVMYALMSAVALAAVAEVWGDVQLAAGAAERLFELLGVEPEIEIAANPVALPEPPVGLVEFAGVDFRYPTRPEVAALSSLGFRADPGETVAIVGPSGAGKSTVLRLLLRFYDPQAGAIRVDGVDVRDADPRDVRARMSIVPQETAIFTENLRENIRYGRPEATDAEVEAAAAVALVDEFVRDLPRGYDTMLGENGMTLSGGQRQRVAIARAVLKDAPILLLDEATSSLDSQSERLVQQALERLMKGRTTIVIAHRLATVRGADRILVVDGGRVVSSGRHEALVAEGGLYADLARMQLTGAPGDPARGDAA
- a CDS encoding SDR family oxidoreductase — its product is MDRTLKGRVALVTGAGPGIGRSTAIACARDGADVVVAARRREPLDELAKEIAEETGRRTLAIPSDLTDLEASAALVERTIDEFGRLDVLVNVATASFFRGKLVDNDWSTYSDSVQMNVIGTMKLCADAARKMAEAGGGSIINIGTLATTALQAQNGEYSSTKLAMVGLSKTLAREMGGKNVRVNVVTPGYTTGEGLTRLFEEMGAHAGVSGDEMSAQVARGVALKRHVDPDDIAEACVYLGSDRARNVTGVELHVTAGAMIV
- a CDS encoding enoyl-CoA hydratase-related protein, which translates into the protein MSESAHVTIDDPTEGVRRFTLNRPEKRNAMDNRLRRELLDGLRAADEDAAIKVSIIRGAGKCFSSGYDLGSDLGSDQPYWTSEVGMKWARHVTAGWTSLWDLYKPVIAQVHGYAMAGGLELVGACDLAYGAEDAKFSHPVTRFALPDFDWFPTHLPPRVAMELQVAGRVFLGTEAAQAGIINQAFPAEELEAKVLEIASHMAATPSAVLAVNKRAVHTAIEARGGRSVIRTLGDLQAGPHLQSLGGDAILEQVKSGNKR
- a CDS encoding ecdysteroid 22-kinase family protein, with the protein product MSHVPAHSGEIDAAWLTDALQPRHPGVRVASVDLADSAEVTNSHAWLGVRYAPDSKPGPTSLFGKLLPNDPMRRVAIAQTRMGLREAKFYDTLAPKLSLRVPEAHVVRYEEDEGGAFVILLEDLNASGCTVSSGPESPTPDQAARALEDLAAMHVRFEDPAVREKEAGWVTPPDPPSDYGAVRLQEGLDHHRDKLTDAFAEMSEVYIAKQDALHAVWAAGPRTVIHGDTHIGNVFFDGDTVGFLDWGIITLANPLRDVSYFLNMCLSVEDRRAREGDLIRHYLGARKALGGQEIGFDEAWKTHRLQASYLAVASCQIVTFPEDVTPRRRQFAAAFLERASAALEDLESRAALREFAGI
- a CDS encoding TIGR03617 family F420-dependent LLM class oxidoreductase, with the translated sequence MELDIIAHPGKIQDSYAHARHVEEAGFGAIWWTDGGRSAYLAATASALSTESLIIGTGIAVAFPRSPMVTAGIAWELAASTGGRFILGLGSQVKAHIERRYSTEFSPPGPRLKEYVESVKAIFRAFNKEEKLSYEGEYYNLSLLPDMWSPGPIEVPAPPIYVSAVRPYMSRLVGEVADGIHVHPFHSPSFVKEAQRTAIEEGCARSGRSLDEITFSIPVMTAVGDTDEELEKTRNHARMMCAFYGSTPGYESIMEHHGYEGMGQELSALQRKGDIAGMQALMSDDVLSHYVVEASWNDLGPKLVETYRDVAPNVRITSYTAADHFDDPAMREKWSHVTKAMRDAG
- a CDS encoding IS481 family transposase → MQLHPNAKLTPKSRRLLVRRVLELNWPVAKAARAGGVSRQTAYKWLNRFKEHGNEGLQDRPSTAKRQPSKTPAKLVQRMVKLRRRGRAAWEIAQELGVPVSTVSKRLKAEGVGKIWRLQEALDPPKRYEHDVPGGLLHIDAKRYAKIQGVGHAIHGNRKRKNRGIGYEVVFVCVDDHTRLAYAEIHPSENARYATLFFQRAIRWFQSLGIEPRRVLSDNAKCYSSNAFTALCQSVGIRQSFTRPYTPRTNGKAERFIQTMKRRWAYRYVFRSSAMRAESLRPWVKHYNHQRPHRSLGKKTPMQRLREYRQRAA
- a CDS encoding nuclear transport factor 2 family protein; this encodes MPRYTPEEERNMGVVARLFDTTNPEDKSLLFTEDAVWWNGLPFVGEGGETEHKGRAAIHGILTGATSGPSEKKTNRGVDAYDVSTIRNEDEVVLADGDYVVRQHTMRAKTHGGRDYTNVYCFVFRFDDEGRIKYLTEHWNTWHAYNVLFNHFPMEPAHPEGR
- a CDS encoding amidohydrolase — translated: MIFDIDSHFEPGNDWLEPYPALRAKLPKFHPAITAVEGIAGDLLRMVPESERPPMDELVPPGLAILFGEEKAGEAERRAEFEGKNQREVADAAARVKWMDEQGIDVQNVICLAGYGFELAIGDQDLPLLQEITATCNDWLATTCEQAGGRLLPVTGLVYHDLDWAIAELTKMRERGSRIFLIPGYPVGGYPPCHPHWDRLWSAATDLGMTPMLHVGLERMDFDPGWANLGTDTTKLRYFSSSFGHVGAQMLVNAFIFNGVFERHPKLTVLLAELGTGWLPYIYRDIDGRIEASSDLFLGKYDLPLKPSEYLARNVKGTPLSWSRDQPVRQTMADLPDEMLVFSSDFPHFEGFSDPMGYYREQLAPLDERTRERFFGGTMLDVYARMGDPITRPA